The region TGTCTTAACGAGAAGGAATGccacaaagagaaagaacaagaagaCGTTATAGAATATTCAAGGGACCTGCAGAAGGGGTTTAAGGTCTGCCCAGACAGACCCTCAGTAAGTGAATTGTTAATACAACTTGCGTGAAGTTGCTCTTCCAAAgtaaagtaaatgtattttacttgAAATAATTTATGTGGTTTACATAGGAGTAAAGTCATAAATAGCTATGTgagttatataatatataattcatAGAATAAAGATATATTCTATATGCTGCACTCACGGTTGAAAGGCTCTCTTCTCAgtgcacatttattttatgtctcACAGGATTCCGAAGATGAAGATATTGatgacagcagcagtgatgaagaagaggactATCTAGACAGCGATGAGGTTTGAAAACTAAGCCATAGttgtatgttttatattcagGTTTGCAGCTGTGCATCCAGATGGTATAAAATATCAACTTTTGATCcacaggatgaggaggaagaagaggagggtgacATCACGTTTGATGTGTATTAGATGGTGATGAGATGGACAGCAGAGGTCTCGCCTACGCACGCACGTTAAGTTCAGAGGAGGATTCGGGATTTGAGAAGATGGACGAGTGCCTCAGTGACAGACTTTCCCAAATTAAGGGAAAATCTAGCTGCTCACAGGAACATAATGCATCTGTGAACAAAGGAAATCCACTTGATTGTATCATTATTCATCTTATTTTTTATATCTGCTGATAAAATGCTTGAGCGATAAAGAGAGGATGCACCTCTGAAAAACGtctggttttatattttttgtaatcagtgggatttttaaatgttttgatattGACTGAATGGAAAATCCCAAATATTGAATTGggcattatttatttatgtgaaaaAGCCATACTCATGTTGCTGCCTGTCAACAAACGGAAAAGACATTTCCAATAAACTTATGTTACATGAAGATGTAATTCTTTactttttcctgtgtttgtgtttttattgtcacCTTTGCTGTTAAAGTGGGATTATTATCATCATAACTGCTAACTGGTGATATCATTAATTTCATCTGTAAGTaccatttcttatttttattatacaaaccagtctgacagagagccagtgcaattttgttaaaaCCAGGTTGAACACGTGCCTGAGCTATTTAATAAGGTCATACCAttactgtgtttattttattttcatttcttcactAAGTTAGTTTTAGATATTGACACAGATTTGTCTATTAATTAGTTTTGCTTTCAtatgtttaattgttttaaagaaCTGGACTCAAACCTGTGTCGTTTCAGAAACATactatgtatatatttttttaatttaactatgTGAAGCCAAACATGAGTGTGGATCACACGTTGcgcggagcagcagcagcagcggcggcagaAGTCACATGTTGTCCCGGCTCCTCGCCGCACTGAGCCGGCGCACAGAGGCAGCAGCCCCGGCACcgcagcggaggaggagggagcccTCGCCGGAGGAAAAGTCGTCGTGTGGCGATCGATTACTACTGCCTGCTCTCTCTGACGTCAAGATGGACGCCTGCCGAAACaggtaaataaacacaattagTGGTTTTTACTGGGGCTGTGATTGAGGGTTTCACCGGCGCCGAGGCCTTTATATCGGGACTCAAGCGTCGTCGGTGCGCCTCCTCTCCGCCGCTTCGCTGGCGGTTTGtcccgggggggggggagagctGAGAGGCGGACAGCCGCAGTGCAGCAGCGGCAGGTTTGTGGAACAAAACCTTTCATGGTTTCCTCCAAACAGCAGAAACTTCCatctacaaacaaacacagcgcTTTGTTCTGCGTGTTCTCAGCCCCGGTGCGGTGCGGTACACCGGGGGGTTAGCTTGTAGCTGTAGCCGCGGTGGACCCGGTGGTCTGCGAGCAGGAGAACCCCTCCGCAGCTCCCCGCTAAACCTCTGCTCATTCTCGGTTCCTCCAGCCCATTCACAGCCCCGCTCTTTGTTTTCGAGCTCCGGGCTAAAGCCGCCTCCAGGAGACCCACAAGGAGCAGCTAGCACcagtgtttttaactgtgtgtggaggtgttCAACAAACCACCGCTCAGGCtccgtgtgtttttgtgtgtgtgtgttattcgcAGGTTATAACGAGGGAAGCGGCTCCTCTGCGGTATTCAACGTGCATTCGTGAGTAGCTGCATCACATTACATGTTGCACCACACACCCAGATGAACCAGGGCTCTGAACTCCTGCACCGTGTGTTTGCCTCCTGCTGCAGCCCCTGTCCCCCCTACAGCATGACCACAGCAGCGGCGGCTCATCTAATACTTCTGGCAAATGAAAATGGAGGAGGTTTCAATGTCCAGCCTGGACAACAGCAAGCTGGAGGTACAGTGGAGTCAACAACGCCGCAGCCTGCTGGCATCTGCAGATAGACAACAGGATGCTGCAGGATGCACCCAGAGGAGAGGGACATTCAAAACCAGATGCGTTTTCCTCCTATAGTCATAACTGAGCTCGATTTGAGTTTCAGACTGTTTTCTCACAGTCACGAGAAACAGCCTTCCTCTTGTCTCAGCCCGATcattgtttaaaggttcagtgtttagaattCAGAAACATccagtggtgaagttgcatgatgcagctgaatacccttcacctcaccctcctcttccaaacctGTGATAGCCTTCAGTGGTCATAAAtactcaaaaggtgttaagtctgggctactgtaaaaaatatgCCGACtcgctcccgatgtaaatataaagtatttaaatatgaagaaaacaGCGATTCATACAATCCCCCAGGTTTTTCCTCTCACAGTGCAAATACACTCAGATTGAAACGTCTCAGcagacagaacaaaaacacacacgtatGATCCCTGTATGTGTCCTGGCTTTACTTTACTTGTGTCGGTTTCCTGATTCCTCCCCTGGCAGGGCCTAGCTCAGGACATCCTGTCTGACCTGGTGGAGGATGCATGCCTGGGTCTTTGCTTCGAGGTCCACCGGGCCGTCAAGCAGGGTTATTTTTTCCTGGATGACACGGACCAAGAAAGCATGAGGGACTTTGGTGAGCATTgagtcactctctctccctataACAGAGGAGTAAACCTTATTTACCTCAGGGCTGGGCAATATAACAATAATTAGCGACGTCGACAATAATACCTTTCTTCGAGTCGCATTTCATACAATTACATTGAACGTTATTTCAGCCTTTGCCTTCAATTTCCAGAAATTGTGGACCAGCCAGGCCTGGACGTGTTTGGCCAGGTGTACAAccagtggaaaaacaaagagtGTGTATGTCCCAACTGCAGCCGAAGCATCGCCGCATCACGCTTCGCCCCGCACCTGGAGAAATGTTTGGGGATGGGACGCAACAGCAGCCGCATAGCGAACCGCAGGTAATGTGAGAGTAAATCAATCCCAACAGCTTACCACTGAGATACTGCTGTTTAttccagtaaaaaaacaaaaagacaatcCAGGCTCATAGCAAGTTTGCTTCACTGAACTGGATTCTGACTGTGTGCTGCTCTGATGTACACAGGTTCTTTTGTCCCGTGAGATCAATAAAAGTCACCCTCCTACTGTGAGCATGAAAATTTAGATGTGCCAGCTAATAAATAATTCACATAGAAGGTATTCATGTGGAGGAGGTGTAATCCCTCTCTCTGGCGTATagtagaaaatagaaaacataagCAAAAGAATCTTAGAGATCATAACAGATGTAGCTGTGGTAAAAAGCAGTTTTGTGTTGAAATGCattttatatgtgtttataaTAAATCTGTGAGTAATCATGCCAGTCGTTGAGTGTGTGTCATGTCCtgttctttcttcttctatAGAATAGTCACTGgtaataacacaaacaacaaatcagAGAGTGACCAAGAGGATAATGATGACGTCAATGATAATGACTGGTCTTATGGGGCAGAGAAGAAAGgtaatacacaaacacaatgtaaTGAATGTTGGACATATATGAAATGACTTTGAAATATCTAAAATTATTCACCTATGTCTTTTACAGCTAAGAAAAGGAAATCTGATAAGGTACGTTGTATT is a window of Paralichthys olivaceus isolate ysfri-2021 chromosome 21, ASM2471397v2, whole genome shotgun sequence DNA encoding:
- the atxn7l3b gene encoding ataxin-7-like protein 3 yields the protein MKMEEVSMSSLDNSKLEGLAQDILSDLVEDACLGLCFEVHRAVKQGYFFLDDTDQESMRDFEIVDQPGLDVFGQVYNQWKNKECVCPNCSRSIAASRFAPHLEKCLGMGRNSSRIANRRIVTGNNTNNKSESDQEDNDDVNDNDWSYGAEKKAKKRKSDKNPNSPRRSKSFKHKSSMMGPRRRMDNQESPRMLMKDEAFPQ